A section of the Callithrix jacchus isolate 240 chromosome 14, calJac240_pri, whole genome shotgun sequence genome encodes:
- the LOC100411118 gene encoding parathymosin, which translates to MSEKSVEAAAELSAKDLKEKKEKVEKKASPKERKKEVVEEKENGAEEEEEETAEDGEEEDEGEEEDEEEEEEDDEGSTLKRTAEEEDEADPKRQKTENGASA; encoded by the coding sequence ATGTCGGAAAAAAGCGTGGAGGCAGCGGCCGAGTTGAGCGCCAAGGAcctgaaggagaagaaggagaaggtggAGAAGAAGGCAAGCCCGAAAGAGCGAAAGAAAGAAGtggtggaggagaaggagaacggggctgaagaggaagaagaagaaactgctgaggatggagaggaggaagatgaaggggaagaagaagatgaggaagaagaagaagaggatgaCGAAGGGTCCACGCTGAAGAGAACTGCAGAAGAGGAGGATGAAGCGGATCCCAAGCggcagaagacagaaaatgggGCATCGGCGTGA